The genome window TCGGCGTCTGTTCAATCACTTCCCATGTTCGCCGTCTCGCCTCATCGAATTCCGCTTTGCCTCCAATCAGTATCGGGCTTTTCTTTGCCTTCAGGATGGCCCGCTGGCGCTCCAGTTCTTCAGCGGTGCAACCTTCGTAATCCTCGCCGATATCTGCCATGCTGGAGCAGAACACGCGGGGGCGGTGGCCATGTAAATCCATCGCGTTCGATTCTG of Verrucomicrobiia bacterium contains these proteins:
- a CDS encoding DUF5131 family protein, with translation MENSNIAWTDHTWNFVWGCVEVSPACANCYARIFSQRLGLDIWGKNKPRRIFGEAHFQEPLKWNNAASIAMTESNAMDLHGHRPRVFCSSMADIGEDYEGCTAEELERQRAILKAKKSPILIGGKAEFDEARRRTWEVIEQTP